Below is a genomic region from Streptomyces sp. NBC_00461.
GACCGGGGTCACGCCCTCGTCCCGGAGGGTCTGCGCGAGGGCGTACTCGACGGCGAACAGTGCGGGCTGGGTGAACGCGGTCTGGTGGATGCGCGGGTCGTTGCCGAGGATCAGCTCCACCACGGACGTCCCGGTGTAGGGCAGCAACTCGGCGGCGGCCTCGGCGAGATGGGCACGGTAGCCGGTGCAGTCCCGGTAGAGCCCGGAGGTCATGCCCGGGTGCTGGGAGCCCTGACCGGTGAACGCGAAGGCCGCCCTGACCAGGCCGCCGCCCGCCGGACGCGGATCGCGGTGCGCCATGTACCGGGCCAGCTCGCGCACCGTGGGGTAGGCCGCGATGTCCGTGGGATCGATCAGCGGGCCGAACTCCTCCTCGATGTCGCCGTACAGGCTGAGGGTGGCCACCGAGTCGAGTCCGTACTCGTGGAAGGGCACGCTCTCGTCCACCGGCACACCGAGATAGTGGGTGAGCCGCTCCGTGAGCCATTCGCGGTGGGCCACGTCGAACGAGTCGTCGTGCGCGTCGTCGTGCTGTGGTTCGGGCATGGTCGGTGCTCCATCTCGGGCGCGGGTGGATACCTCCGCCGGCGGGAAGCGGGTCCTCGTGGCGGCGCTACTCGGGCACTTGGCCGGTGCGGTGGGACAGCGTGCCGGGCGGCGTGGGGGCGTGCCCGGGCTCCCCCGGGGTCGCTCGGGCGAGTGCGGAGCCGTACAGGTCGTAGCTGCGGCGGTCGTGCAGGCGGTCCAGGGCCTCCGCGAGCACGCGCTGTTCGCAGGTGGCGACCGAGTCGGGCAGCGACAGGCCGAGGCGGCGGCCCAGGCGGTGGAGCACCGCGGACGGCCAGGCCGGATCGGCCAGGAACGGGTCGGTGCCGGCCAGCGCCTGTTCGCGCCAGACCCCCAGACAGCCGGCTGCCGCCAGGACCATGGTGTAGCGGTCGGCGAGCGCGAAGTTGCGCGGGCTGCCCAGCGCCCCGCGGTCGCCGGGGTCGATCTCGCCGAACGCCCTTGCCAGATCCGCCAGTTCACCGGTGAAGCCGCGTGCCAGCGAGCGAAGCAGGGGCCAGTCCTCGCGTCCCGGAACGGTGACGTCGGCCGACTCCAGCCACTCGGTGCACGCGACCAGCGTCGCGGCCAGCGGATCGCTGTCGCCGAGCAGGGACAGGCGCGGCAGATCGAACGGCGGCAGATCCTCCTGGGGCCTGAACAGCGCGGCGGGCGCCTCCTTTTCGGCGAACCAGCTGTGCCGGGCGAAGTGCGGCAGCTGCGGCAGGATGCTGACCTGCCGGCCCGCGCTGCCGGCGTGGCCCAGCGAGGTGACGGGCAGGTCCCGCAGCTGCTTCTGGAACATGCCGTACGCCCCGCTCACCGCGAAGCTCTCCTCGCCGAGTACCGCCGACATCTCGTCCATCGTCTCGGCGGCCAGCCGCGGCGCCAGATAGGCGGCCGACGCCGCGTACACGCTCATCTGCCGCGGCAGCAGATGCAGCGACCGGGTGGCGACCAGGGCGAGGCAGTCGATGAGCAGCAGATCGAGGAAGGCCCCCGTCAGCACGTCGCGCACATGCCGTACGTCGAGCGAGGAACGGCCGTCGTTCCGGGGCCGGGTGGCGAAGGCGGCCACGGTCCGCAGCGCGGTGTCGACGCCCGCGAGCACGATCGACGGGATGAGGCCGCGGATCATCAGGGAGGACCGCAGCGACAGTTCGTAGCCGTCGCCGACCCCGCCGACCACGGTGCTGTCGGGCACCGTGCAGTCGGTGAACGCCAGGCCGCCGAACTCGGCGCTGCGCATACCGGTGGTGGAGTGCCGTTCGAGGTCGGTGATCCGGTCGGCGGGCAGGGCGGCGCGGTCGAGCACCAGCACCGAGTGGCTGCGACCCCCGCCCGGGGCGTCCGACGTACGGGCGAAGACCACCAGGCCCCGGGAACGCGCCGCGTTGGCGATCGCCGTCTTGCTGCCGTTCACGGACAGGCCCCCGGCGACGGGCCGGGCGGTCAGCTCGTCGCGGACGAAGTCGTTGCCGTGCGCCACCTCGTGCCGTGCGACGGCGACCCGGTCGCCGCCCAGCAGCAGCCCGGCGACGAAGCGCTGCTGCTCGGTGGTGCCGGCGGTCCATACCGGTACGGCGGCGAAGAAGCAGCTGAGGCCGTGGCCGAAGGCGACGGAGGCGTCCCGGCGGAACAGCGGGCGCAGCAGGCGGCCGAGGACGTCCATGCGCCGTAGACGGCCGCCGAGTTCCTCCGGTACGAACTCGCTGTTGAGGGCGAACGCGTCCAGGACCTGTTCGGCGCCGGGCACCGGCTCGCCTGCGGCGTCGGCGGCCAGGAGGGCCGTGCCGCCCAAGGGGTTCTCGGGGTCGTCGAGGGGGCCGAAGGCGGATTCCAGGGCGTCGATGCGGGTGCGTTCCGCGGAGGGTGCCGAGTGCTCCGCGGGGAGGGCCGCGATCTGCCGTTCGGCGTCTGCGGGCTCCTGGGGGCCGGTCGCGGCCCGCGGTGGAGCCGCATCTCGACACAGCCCGGCGCCACTTCGGGGCGCTGTCATCGCAGTCCCCTTTCCGGCGCAGCCCGTCGTATGAGCCGCTCGATCTCCGGGTCGACCCACTGGTGCAGGGCGGTGAGTTCGCCGTTGAGGAACATGCGGCGCATGGCGGCGCGTTCGAGCTTGCCGCTGGTGGTGCGGCGGACCGTGCCGGGGCGCACCAGAAGCACTCCGCCGGCGGACACGTCGTACTGGTCGTGGAGCCGTCGCTGGACGCTGGAGGTGAGTTCGGCCAGATCGACGCCGTAGCGGCTGCGGGCCCGCAACTCCTGTACGACGACGACGCGTTCGCGTTCGCCGGGCACCCCGAACGCGGTGCCGGAGCCGAACAGGGCGCTGACCTCGCGCACCGTGCGCTCCAGGTCCTGCGGGTAGAGGTTGCGGCCCGCCACCACGATCATGTCCTTGATCCGGCCGGTCACACAGAGCCGCCCGTCGACGAGGGCGCCGAGGTCCCCGGTGCGCAGATAGCCGCCCTCGCCGTCCTTGATCCGTCCGCCGAAGGTGTCGGCGCTCTCCCTGGGCCTCGCCCAGTAGCCGCGGGAGACCGTCTCGCCGCGCACCCAGATCTCCCCGACCAGGCCCTCGTCGAGCGGCTCCTGGGTGTCCGGATCGACGATCCGCACCTCCGCGCCGGTGGCCCGGCCGCAGGACACGACCTCGGCCACGGCCCCTGCCGCGCCCGGCGGCGCGGGCAGCTTGTGGGTGTCGAACCCCCCGGCGGAGCGGTCGCCGGAGACCAGTAGCGTCGCCTCGGCCAGGCCGTAGCACGGCACGAGCGCCTCGGGCCGCAGTCCCGCGGGGGCGAAGCGTTCACGAAAGGCCCGCAGGGTGGCGGCGTTCACGGGTTCGCCGCCGCTGACGGCGACCTGCCAGCCGGACAGGTCGAGGCCGGCGAGCTGGCTGTCGTTGACACGGCGCACGCACAGGTCGTACGCGAAGTCGGGGGCGCCGCTGACGGTGAGGCCGTAGCGCGAGATGGTCTCCAGCCAGTGGGCTGGGCGCTTGACGAAGGCGAGGGGAGAGAGCAGGACGGCGGTGCCGCCGAGCCACAGGGCGTGCAGCAACTGCCCGACCAGGCCCATGTCGTGGTGCAGCGGCAGCCAGCCGCCGATCCTGGCACCCGGTACGGTGCCGAGCGCCTCGTGGATCGCGCGGTGGTTGGCGAGCAGCGCGCGGTGCGTCACGATCACCCCGCGCGGCTCGCGCGTCGAGCCCGAGGTGTACTGCAGGAACGCCACGTCGTCGGGCTCCTGCCGCGGCGGCTGCCACGGTTCGCCGTCGTCCGCGACGGTGACGTCCATGACGTCGGCGTCGGTGGGGACGCAGGTGATGTTCCCGTGTCCGGTGCGCGCCATCAGCTGGGTGACGTCGGGAGCCTCGGCGAGCGAGGTCAGCACACAGCCGGCGGCGGCGTCCTTGACGATGCCCGCGATGCGCTCGTCGTGCCGGCCCAGGTCCCCGGGCGGCGCGGCGGGCACCGCGATCACGCCCGCGTACAGGCAGGCCAGGAAGGCGATGCCGAACAGCTTGCGCGAGGTGTGCAGGATCAGTACGCGCTCGCCGGGTGCCGCGTGACGCCCGATCCGGACGGCCACGATGCGCGCCGCCCGGTCGAGTTCGGCGTAGGAGAGAGTCTCGGGCCGCAGTGCTCCGTCCCACTCGGTGAGGAGGATCAGCGCCTCACGGTCGGGTGACTCGGCGACCCTGCCGCGCACGATGTCGGTGAATGTCCGATGGCCGGTCAACGCCCTCCCCTTTCGCTGTCGGATTCCGCTGTCGGGTTCTGCAATCGGATTCCGGTGTCGGGTTCCGCTGTCGTGTGTCGGTGACATGGGGTCCTGGTCCCGGGGTCATCTCCCCGGCCAGGGCGGCGAGCCATGGCTCGCGTTCTTGACGGTCCAGTCCGCGTACGCCGCCTTCGTCTCCGTCTCCGGTTCCGGCCCGCGGCGCGCGAGGGCGAGCAACACGGCGGTGACCGCAGCCAGTTCGGCCGCGTCGGGCCGGCCGCGCACCACGGTGATGTGCGTCTCGTCGGTCATGGAAACAGCGTGCATGCCACACCTTGAGCGGCCCTCGCGCCCCGAACGCGACCGAGCCGAGGACCAGAGGTCCTCGGCTCGGCTCTCGCTCGGGCGCGGCCCGGAGCGGTCGTCTCAGTCGATCACGCGCTCGTAGGCCACATGCCGGGTCCGCTCGACGACGACCTCGGCGCCCAGGCCCAGTTCGTGCTGGGCCGCCAGCGCCGGTGCGCCGCCCAGCGCCCGGTCCAGGGACCCGGCGTCCCGCCACCACAGCACGCCCGTGTAGTGGGTGGGGCGCAGCAGTGAGCGCAGCAGGTCGCTGCCGCCGAAGCCGCCCGCCTCGGCGAGGGCATCGGTGAGATCGGCGAACCGCCGCTCGAAGGCGCGCCAGTCCCCGCCGACCCGGGCGCGCAGCAGGGCCACGCTCTCCGTGCCGACGACAGCGTTGTCCCTCAGCACCCGGGACACGCTCACGGCCTGGTCGACCTCCGTCTCCACGAGTGGCTCCAGACGCTCGACGTGCACCAGGAAGGTGTCGTCGTGCACCGTGTCGAGGAAGGCGCGCAGGGTGCGCCAGTGCCCCAGATGGACGTACACGTGCGGCCGTTCGGCCAGGCGCAGGGTCACCAGGAAGTCGAAGTCGCTGCGGCGGCGAAGGAATTGGGAGTGCGCACGGAACAACCGCTCGAAATTGTCGGTGTCACCTTTGACCTCGAAGCGGTTGATGACCGTGACGGGGCCCGAGAGTTCACGTCCGGGCATGCACTTCCTCCGCGAATTGCTTGGCGTGGCGCAACGTGGTGGAGCTGTTGGTGCCCAGGGCCTTGCGGACCAGGGCCCTGGCCTCGGCGAGCGTGGCCTCTGGACCCAGTGCACTGCGCACGCCCTCCGGGTCGAGCACCACAGTGTGCCAGGAGGTGACGGTGAGGGTCTCGCCGTCACCTGACGGTTCGATGGTCCAGCGTCCCGTGTGCACCCGCATCGCCACCGGCACACGCAGCTGCTTGTACACGATCTCCCCGCGGTCCTCGAAGCACACCCGGACCGAGGTCGTGTTGTGGAGGGAGCCGTCAGGGCTGCGGGTGTCCATGTCCATGTGCTGGATGCCGGGTTCGTCCTCGGTCAGGGCGAGCCGTGCCACGTGCGGGAGCCGCTCGGGCCAGAGATCGGCACGGTCCAGGAAGGCGTACACGTCGCCGGCCGCCCCGGCGACCGTCACCGAGTCGCTGAAGGTGAAGCGGAGTTCCCCGGCCGCTTCGCCGAGTTCCGCCGCGTTCTTCAGGGCGGCCAGCTCGGCGACGCTGTTGCGGTCGACGGCGCGCTCGATCAGTTTCCCGGCCTCCGGGTCGTCGCCGACGGCACGGTAGTCGTGCAGGAGCACCACCCGCGTCGTGCCGTCCTCCAGGGGCTCGATGCGCCAGGTGCCGCCCATCGAGGCGACGGGGGCCGCCGACACCACCTGGCGGAAGGTGACGACCCGGGCCCGCGGGTCGAGCGTGCGGCGCGAAGTCCAGGTACGCACCTGCTCGTTGGCGATCGCCCAGATACGCAGCAGCTGCTCGCCGGTGCCGGTGGTCCCGGTGCCGGTCCCTTCCCGGGCGGCGCGGCTCTCTTCGAGCACTTCGACATGCACGGTGGGTCCGAACACCTGGGGCCAGGCGGTGACATCGGCCACCAGCGCGTAGACGGCGTCCGGCGGGGCCGCCACGGTCACGGAGTGCTCGGTGACGTGAGTGCCGGTGACGGGGGCGGAGTCCGGTATGTCGCTCGTAACGGTCGTCGCCACGGCGGTCCTTCCTTCGGTCGTGCCGTCCAGGACGGCGATCAGCAGATTGGCACAGGTGCCTTGAGCCCACCTCGACGGCGGGTGGAGGGCGGCTGGATCACATCGAGGGCCGGGCCGGTGCCGGGGCCGCGGTCAGGCCCAGCCGGGCCGTTCGGTGATCTCGACGACGGCGCAGCCCCAGCTGTAGCCCGCTCCGACACTGATCAGTACGCAGCGGTCGCCGGGTTCCGCCTTGCCGGACACCACCAGGTGATCGAGGCTCGCGAACTGGTCGCCCGCGCCGAGATGGCCGACGGTCCGGCTGAACTCCCAGGTGGTGCGGGCCGGTTCGATGCCGAATGGCTTGTAGTAGATGGACTGCAGCCGACGGCGCCCGAAGTGCGGGAGCACCACCCAGCGTGCGTCGCCGAGCTCCATCCCGGCGTCGGCGAGAGCCTGCTTGAGCACGGTCTGCTGCCCGTTGTGCGCCCGGGTGATGGCGTACGACATGCCCACCCGGCCGACGAAGGCCCGCTTGGCCTCCTCGAAGTCCACCGGCATCCGGCTGCCGAACGGCGCCGGCGTGAAGGGCTCGTCGCCGCGGTGCAGGGGCTCCAGCGACGGATCGGCGTGCAGCGCGAGGGAGACCAGCCGGGCGAAGCCGCCGCGCCGGGAGAGCACCAGGGCGCAGGCGCCGTCGGCGTAGGGCGTGCCGGGATCGGTCTGCCAGCGGTCGATGCCCGGCGGGCAGAAGCGGTCGGCGCAGGTCAGGAGGGCGTCACCGTGTCCGTGGCCGGCCGTGAGATAGGCGGTGGCGAGGTCCAGGGCGGCGAGGCCCCCGTTGGACATCTGCCGGATCTCCAGCGCCGGGCAGTTGTTGCCGAGGGCTTCTCGCTGGATGTACGAGCCCACGGGCCACAGGTCCTGGCCCTGGTGGTAGGTGTCGGCGTGCAGCAGCAGATCCACGTCGGCGGGGACGCTGCCCGCGCGGGTCAGCGCGGTCCTGGCGGCGTGCGCCGCCATCTCGGCGGCGGACTCGTCCGGCGAGTACGACACCGACACGGCGCCGGTGGCGGTGGCGAGGCCCGGCGGGCAGTCGCCCGCGGCCACGGCGTCGTCGATGCGTAGACGGGACGGGAGACGTACGGACGTCGCCCGCAGGTGGATGTCTTCCACGCGCACAGCCGCTCCAGAGGGTTCGAGAGGGTCAGCCGGCCGGTGCGGCCACCAGGGCCTCGGCGCCGTGCCGCCGGCTCGGACGGTCGGACAGGACGTAGTGGACGGCGTCGAGCAGTGCCCCCAGGGCCGCCGCCGTCGCGTGCCGGTCCACGGCGACGGTGCCCCAGTGCCGTTCCCCGTACCGGAACGACAACAGGACCCGTGTGGACGGCGGTCCGTCCGGCTCGTCGGCGCAGAGTTCCCTGACCCGGTGCTCCACGAGGCGCAGCCCGGCCAGTTCGGGGAAGACCGGGTCGAGGGCTTGGTGCACGGCGGCGTCCAGGGCGTGCACGGGCTCCCTGCCCAGGCCGGTGGCGGTGCGCGAGGTTCCCTCGACACGCAGCCGCAGCGAGGCCCGCGCGCCGCCGCTCTCCCCGTCCAGGGCCACCTGCCACCCCTCGACTCCGAACGGCGGCCGTGGGTCCTGCTCCAGCAGTTCCGCCCGCAGCAGCAGGGCGAAGGAGGCGTCGGCGGACTCGAAGCTGTAGCCGCGGCTCTCCAGTTCCTTGACCCGGGCGGCGGCCCGGCCCACCGCCTCGGAGCCGGCGCTGACGTCGTAGCCCAGTTCGCGCGCCTTCAGCTCGACGGAGGAGCGGCCGCCCATGTCGGAGACCAGGACGCGCATGGCGTTGCCGACCCGGCCCGGGTCGATGTGCTGGTACAGGCCCGGGTCCACGCGCAGGGCCGAGGCATGCAGCCCCGCCTTGTGGGTGAAGGCCGCCGCGCCGACGTACGGCGCCGCCGGGGCCTCGGGGATGCCGGTCACCTCGGCCACGGCCCGCCCGGTGGACGCCAGGTCCGCCAGGCGCTCCAGGGGGATCACCTCGCGGCCCCGCTTGAGGACGAGGTTCGCCATGACGGTGAACAGGTTGGCGTTGCCGCAGCGTTCGCCGTAGCCGTGCGCGGTGCCCTGGGCGTGCACGGCGCCCGCGTCGACGGCCGCCATGGTGTTGGCGACCGCGCAGCCGGTGTCGTCGTGGCAGTGGATGCCGATGGTCGCGCCCGTCATGGCGATGGTGTCGGCGACGACGGCCTTCACCTCCTCGGGCAGCGAACCGCCGTTGGTGTCGCACAGCACCACCGTCTCGGCGCCGGCCTCCGCGGCGGTGCGCACCACCTCAAGGGCGTACTCGCGGTTGGCGACGTAACCGTCGAAGTAGTGCTCGGCGTCCAGGAAGACGCGGCGTCCGGCCAGCACCAGATGCCGCACGGTGGACCGGATCATGGCGAGGTTCTCGGCGAGCGTGGTGCGCAGGGCCCGGTCCACGTGCGCGGTGTGGCTCTTGGCGACGAGCGTCACCACGGGCGTCTCCGCCGCGAGCAGCGCCCGCACCTGCGGGTCCTGCGACACGGGGACGTCGGGCCTGCGGGTGGCGCCGAAGGCCGTCAGAAGGGCGGCCCTGAGGTCGAGTTCGGTGCGTGCCCTGCGGAAGAACTCGGTGTCCTTCGGAATCGCGCCGGGCCAGCCCCCCTCGATGAAACCCACGCCGAGGGCGTCCAGGCTGCGCGCAAGGGCGAGCTTGTCGTCGACGGTGAGCGCGAGGCCCTCCATCTGGGTTCCGTCGCGCAGGGTCGTGTCGTAGAGCTGGAAGCTCTGGTCCGCCATCGCCCCTCCTTCCTGTCGGCCTGCGCAGTTCGCTGCGCGGCTTGTGCCAAGGGTCGGGGCGTTGGCTTGACGGGGACCGGAGTGGAGCTTGAACGCGTTGCGGGGTGCCCCGACGGGTTGTCTGGCGGGTGCGGGCTTGTGTGTGTGTGGGGGGGGGGGCTGGTCGCGCAGTTCCCCGCGCCCCTGAAAGATGCGCAGTTCCCCGTGCCCCTGAAAGATGCGCCGTTCCCCGCGCCTCTGGAGGGGCGCTTCCGCTCGGGCATGCCTGTAGGGCCGGCGGCTGGTGTGCCGTCCGGCCCCGCAGGGGTGTGGGATTCAGGAGGCCGGGGTGGGTTCCGGCTCCTGCGTCGGGTCCTCCTGGCGGAGGCGCTTGGGGAGGGCGAACATCAGGAGGAACACCGCGGCGGCGATCCCGATGAACGTGGTGAGCAGGGTCTGGAAGCTGTCGGCGAAGGAGTCGCCCACCTGGTCCTTGCCGTACGTGGCGAGGACCGCGGCGGTCTTCGGATCCTGCAGCGGCTCGGCGGCGCAGCTCGCCGGCAGGACGGAGGCGTCCTTCTCCTTCGCCCGGTCCACGGCGCAGGTGCGGTAGGCCGTGGCGATCCGGTCCGCCGCGTCCGGGGTCACCTGGGCGCTGGCCACCAACTCCTGGCGCAGCTGCGGCAGTTGGGCATCGACGTTGGCGGTGGTGTTGCCGACCATGCCGCCGAAGAAGACCACGCTCACCAGGGCGCCGCCGATGGCGAAGCCGAGCTGGGTGTTGGTGTTGACCACGCCGGAGGCCGAACCGGCGTGCTCGTGCGGCACGTCGGAGGTGACGATCAGCGGCAGCGGAGTGGCCACGGTGCCGAAGCCCAGGCCGACCAGGAACAGCGGGATCGCGATCTTCCAGGAGGTGACATCGCTGCCGTACTTGCCCGCCACGTAGACGTACGAGCCCAGACCGGCCATCAGTACCAGGGCACCGATCTGCATGGCCTTGCGGCCGAACTTGGGCACCAGGATCATCACGGACGAGGTGGCGGTGAGGAAGGCGCCGACGCAGAACGGGAGGCTGGTGAGACCGGCCCGCATCGGGGACCAGCCCTGGCCGACCTGCATGTAGAGCGTCCACCCGATGGTGAACATGCCCATCCCCGCGTAGAAGATCAGGTTCACGGCGAGGCCCGCCGAGTAGCTGCGGGTGCGGAAGAGACCGAGCTCGACCAGGGGCGAGCCGTCACGGCGGGTCCTGACGCGCTGCCAGGCGACGAATCCGGCCAGCACGAGCAACGACGCGGCCATGGAGACGTAGCCCCATGCCGGCCAGCCCAGCTCGCGGCCCTGCAGCAGCGGGAAGACCAGCATCACGAAGCCGATGGTCAGCAGCACCGCGCCGCGGATGTCCAGCTTGAGCGCCTGCGGCGCCTTCGACTCGGTGATGACCTTGGCGCCGTACACCAGCCCGACCAGCCCGAACGGCACGTTGACCAGGAACACCAGGCGCCAGTCGAGGCCGAACAGGTTCCACTGGACCAGCAGGCCGCCCAGTGCCAGGCCGAGCGTCGCGGCGAGGCCGCCGACCAGGCCGTGCAGGGCGAAGG
It encodes:
- the cimA gene encoding citramalate synthase; amino-acid sequence: MADQSFQLYDTTLRDGTQMEGLALTVDDKLALARSLDALGVGFIEGGWPGAIPKDTEFFRRARTELDLRAALLTAFGATRRPDVPVSQDPQVRALLAAETPVVTLVAKSHTAHVDRALRTTLAENLAMIRSTVRHLVLAGRRVFLDAEHYFDGYVANREYALEVVRTAAEAGAETVVLCDTNGGSLPEEVKAVVADTIAMTGATIGIHCHDDTGCAVANTMAAVDAGAVHAQGTAHGYGERCGNANLFTVMANLVLKRGREVIPLERLADLASTGRAVAEVTGIPEAPAAPYVGAAAFTHKAGLHASALRVDPGLYQHIDPGRVGNAMRVLVSDMGGRSSVELKARELGYDVSAGSEAVGRAAARVKELESRGYSFESADASFALLLRAELLEQDPRPPFGVEGWQVALDGESGGARASLRLRVEGTSRTATGLGREPVHALDAAVHQALDPVFPELAGLRLVEHRVRELCADEPDGPPSTRVLLSFRYGERHWGTVAVDRHATAAALGALLDAVHYVLSDRPSRRHGAEALVAAPAG
- a CDS encoding fatty acyl-AMP ligase, which encodes MTGHRTFTDIVRGRVAESPDREALILLTEWDGALRPETLSYAELDRAARIVAVRIGRHAAPGERVLILHTSRKLFGIAFLACLYAGVIAVPAAPPGDLGRHDERIAGIVKDAAAGCVLTSLAEAPDVTQLMARTGHGNITCVPTDADVMDVTVADDGEPWQPPRQEPDDVAFLQYTSGSTREPRGVIVTHRALLANHRAIHEALGTVPGARIGGWLPLHHDMGLVGQLLHALWLGGTAVLLSPLAFVKRPAHWLETISRYGLTVSGAPDFAYDLCVRRVNDSQLAGLDLSGWQVAVSGGEPVNAATLRAFRERFAPAGLRPEALVPCYGLAEATLLVSGDRSAGGFDTHKLPAPPGAAGAVAEVVSCGRATGAEVRIVDPDTQEPLDEGLVGEIWVRGETVSRGYWARPRESADTFGGRIKDGEGGYLRTGDLGALVDGRLCVTGRIKDMIVVAGRNLYPQDLERTVREVSALFGSGTAFGVPGERERVVVVQELRARSRYGVDLAELTSSVQRRLHDQYDVSAGGVLLVRPGTVRRTTSGKLERAAMRRMFLNGELTALHQWVDPEIERLIRRAAPERGLR
- a CDS encoding ketoacyl-ACP synthase III family protein; protein product: MEDIHLRATSVRLPSRLRIDDAVAAGDCPPGLATATGAVSVSYSPDESAAEMAAHAARTALTRAGSVPADVDLLLHADTYHQGQDLWPVGSYIQREALGNNCPALEIRQMSNGGLAALDLATAYLTAGHGHGDALLTCADRFCPPGIDRWQTDPGTPYADGACALVLSRRGGFARLVSLALHADPSLEPLHRGDEPFTPAPFGSRMPVDFEEAKRAFVGRVGMSYAITRAHNGQQTVLKQALADAGMELGDARWVVLPHFGRRRLQSIYYKPFGIEPARTTWEFSRTVGHLGAGDQFASLDHLVVSGKAEPGDRCVLISVGAGYSWGCAVVEITERPGWA
- a CDS encoding antibiotic biosynthesis monooxygenase family protein, encoding MPGRELSGPVTVINRFEVKGDTDNFERLFRAHSQFLRRRSDFDFLVTLRLAERPHVYVHLGHWRTLRAFLDTVHDDTFLVHVERLEPLVETEVDQAVSVSRVLRDNAVVGTESVALLRARVGGDWRAFERRFADLTDALAEAGGFGGSDLLRSLLRPTHYTGVLWWRDAGSLDRALGGAPALAAQHELGLGAEVVVERTRHVAYERVID
- a CDS encoding acyl-CoA dehydrogenase encodes the protein MTAPRSGAGLCRDAAPPRAATGPQEPADAERQIAALPAEHSAPSAERTRIDALESAFGPLDDPENPLGGTALLAADAAGEPVPGAEQVLDAFALNSEFVPEELGGRLRRMDVLGRLLRPLFRRDASVAFGHGLSCFFAAVPVWTAGTTEQQRFVAGLLLGGDRVAVARHEVAHGNDFVRDELTARPVAGGLSVNGSKTAIANAARSRGLVVFARTSDAPGGGRSHSVLVLDRAALPADRITDLERHSTTGMRSAEFGGLAFTDCTVPDSTVVGGVGDGYELSLRSSLMIRGLIPSIVLAGVDTALRTVAAFATRPRNDGRSSLDVRHVRDVLTGAFLDLLLIDCLALVATRSLHLLPRQMSVYAASAAYLAPRLAAETMDEMSAVLGEESFAVSGAYGMFQKQLRDLPVTSLGHAGSAGRQVSILPQLPHFARHSWFAEKEAPAALFRPQEDLPPFDLPRLSLLGDSDPLAATLVACTEWLESADVTVPGREDWPLLRSLARGFTGELADLARAFGEIDPGDRGALGSPRNFALADRYTMVLAAAGCLGVWREQALAGTDPFLADPAWPSAVLHRLGRRLGLSLPDSVATCEQRVLAEALDRLHDRRSYDLYGSALARATPGEPGHAPTPPGTLSHRTGQVPE
- a CDS encoding MFS transporter, translating into MAISSEQAPSVETEVDSRKTGVDPTAGDKPLDPKRWAALLVLLVSAFLDLLDGTIANVSAPSMQRDLGAGYSAIQWVLVGYQLAFALTLILGGRLGDIHGRKKVFLVGVAGFTLSSLAAGLSQEPWQLVLARVIQGASSGVMVPQVLSIIHVTFSDKERGTAFALHGLVGGLAATLGLALGGLLVQWNLFGLDWRLVFLVNVPFGLVGLVYGAKVITESKAPQALKLDIRGAVLLTIGFVMLVFPLLQGRELGWPAWGYVSMAASLLVLAGFVAWQRVRTRRDGSPLVELGLFRTRSYSAGLAVNLIFYAGMGMFTIGWTLYMQVGQGWSPMRAGLTSLPFCVGAFLTATSSVMILVPKFGRKAMQIGALVLMAGLGSYVYVAGKYGSDVTSWKIAIPLFLVGLGFGTVATPLPLIVTSDVPHEHAGSASGVVNTNTQLGFAIGGALVSVVFFGGMVGNTTANVDAQLPQLRQELVASAQVTPDAADRIATAYRTCAVDRAKEKDASVLPASCAAEPLQDPKTAAVLATYGKDQVGDSFADSFQTLLTTFIGIAAAVFLLMFALPKRLRQEDPTQEPEPTPAS
- a CDS encoding aromatase/cyclase codes for the protein MATTVTSDIPDSAPVTGTHVTEHSVTVAAPPDAVYALVADVTAWPQVFGPTVHVEVLEESRAAREGTGTGTTGTGEQLLRIWAIANEQVRTWTSRRTLDPRARVVTFRQVVSAAPVASMGGTWRIEPLEDGTTRVVLLHDYRAVGDDPEAGKLIERAVDRNSVAELAALKNAAELGEAAGELRFTFSDSVTVAGAAGDVYAFLDRADLWPERLPHVARLALTEDEPGIQHMDMDTRSPDGSLHNTTSVRVCFEDRGEIVYKQLRVPVAMRVHTGRWTIEPSGDGETLTVTSWHTVVLDPEGVRSALGPEATLAEARALVRKALGTNSSTTLRHAKQFAEEVHART
- a CDS encoding acyl-CoA carboxylase subunit epsilon encodes the protein MTDETHITVVRGRPDAAELAAVTAVLLALARRGPEPETETKAAYADWTVKNASHGSPPWPGR